In the Oceanispirochaeta sp. genome, CTTGAAGCCCTGAAACTCGATGGCGACCTCCAGGTCGGGAGAACTGGCCAGATAGGCGGAGTTCTGAATAAAGATTGTAGAATCCTCCAGATAGACATGTCCGATCTCACCGGGAGATCCGGGAGCGATGCCCATCTCTGCGTCAACTGTGCCGGCGGTAAACTCACTTATAACGAGATTTTCCCCGGAAAGCATGCGTTTCAGCCCGCCCTTCATCTTGGCCTTCATGGTCAGAGAAGAATCCATCCAGGCCATGGCGGAAGCTTCCACTTTCAGGGTCTTTCCCTGGGGAATTTTCACATTGAGAATTCCGTAATCAGGCTGTGATTCCAGAGTGAAGGGGTAGTCTGTTTTTTCCATATTAATACTCATGGTTTATTTCTCCTTTTTGGGTATCAGGAAGGGGGTCAGAGAGGCACCAAAGGTTTTATCCGCATGAGTCTGACACCAGACTGTTCCCCGGCCCTTAAAGCGGCAGACAAGTCCCTCGCCACCCAGAATGGATGAAACCCAGCTGCCGCCGGCTTTGCTGATTTTAAACTCCAAGGTCTCATCATAGGCAGCGATATTACCTGTATCCACGATGTACTCCCCATCCACCTTAACGGGATAGAGCATGCCGAATGCATTGATGATGATCTGACCCTTACCGGACATTTCCAGCCAGATCATATTTTCACCGGAAAAGGCATTCTTGAAGCCTCCCCAGCTGATATTCATCTTCACATCCGGGCTATGGGCCACAAAGGATGAGTTCTGAACCTTAATATTGTGAGTCCCGTCCAGCTCCAGGACTTTCATATCCCCGGGAAGGGTGGTAGACAAATAGACCTCTCCCCCCTGAGAGCCGGCGGTATAGTGGTTCATAAAAAGCCCCTCCCCCGCCAGTTTCCGGGACAATCCTTTAAGGATGTTTTTAGCCCCGCTTTCATTTTTGTTGATACTCGTCTCAATATGCATATCACCGGACATGGCGATCATGGATCCCCCCTCCGCCGTAAAGCTCTGTCCTGCTTCCAGGATAACTTTGGCAGCCGAATTGGAGGGTGCTTTTAGAATTTCTACATTCATATTTATTTCCTTATACTACCAAGGCTGGTTTACAGCCTTCGTGGATTCCTTACTCAAGGCCGAAGGGCCTTCCTCAAGGCCTAAGGGCCCCGGTGGTTTTATTGCTCAAGGCCGACGGGCCTCGGTAAAGGCCTAAGGGCCTAAGGGGGTCAACGGAACTTCGGATTCAGCCAGGAGGCCAGGCCTTTGATGCTTCTGGTCTGGATATAGACAGTCCCTTCCCCGAGAACCTTGGTGACAAAGCCTTCTCCACCCAGAAAACTGGATATAAGATCTCCCGCCAGAGCCACCTTGAGGTTGAGTGAGGGATCATAGGCGACCAGATGACCGTCATCCACCTTCAGCTCTCCCTCCACCTTACGTTCCAGAATACCGCCATAAGCACCAAACCAGAGACGCCCCTCACCCGATGCCTTGAGTTTGACCAGTCCCTCTCCTGAGAACCAGGATACGAATCCTGCCCAGACAGCCTTGAATTTCACATCTCCCGCAGAAGCCAGCCAGGCTCCTCTTTGCAGGCAGATTTCATGTCCACCCGTCAATTTCAATTCCAGGATTTCTCCGGGAACATCCTGTGAGATGGTGACCCGCATAGGGGTACTGCCGCCGTTTGAGAATTCATTAACAAAAAAAGATTCTCCCCCGAACCATTTCTTCATAAGCCCCGGGAAAAATCCG is a window encoding:
- a CDS encoding TIGR00266 family protein; amino-acid sequence: MSINMEKTDYPFTLESQPDYGILNVKIPQGKTLKVEASAMAWMDSSLTMKAKMKGGLKRMLSGENLVISEFTAGTVDAEMGIAPGSPGEIGHVYLEDSTIFIQNSAYLASSPDLEVAIEFQGFKGFFSGEKMFMIKCSGTGDLWFNTFGGLIEIEVQSDYVVDTGYILGFTEGLRYEVRPVAGMKSLFFSGEGLVCRFTGEGRVWIQTRLAPAFVHWADPYRRVNKKSKD
- a CDS encoding TIGR00266 family protein, with the protein product MNVEILKAPSNSAAKVILEAGQSFTAEGGSMIAMSGDMHIETSINKNESGAKNILKGLSRKLAGEGLFMNHYTAGSQGGEVYLSTTLPGDMKVLELDGTHNIKVQNSSFVAHSPDVKMNISWGGFKNAFSGENMIWLEMSGKGQIIINAFGMLYPVKVDGEYIVDTGNIAAYDETLEFKISKAGGSWVSSILGGEGLVCRFKGRGTVWCQTHADKTFGASLTPFLIPKKEK
- a CDS encoding TIGR00266 family protein; the protein is MKAVIEGNPSFSHVHIDLEPGESVTAESGAMQSMSAELDMKARSNGGFFPGLMKKWFGGESFFVNEFSNGGSTPMRVTISQDVPGEILELKLTGGHEICLQRGAWLASAGDVKFKAVWAGFVSWFSGEGLVKLKASGEGRLWFGAYGGILERKVEGELKVDDGHLVAYDPSLNLKVALAGDLISSFLGGEGFVTKVLGEGTVYIQTRSIKGLASWLNPKFR